In a single window of the Bacillus rossius redtenbacheri isolate Brsri chromosome 8, Brsri_v3, whole genome shotgun sequence genome:
- the LOC134535374 gene encoding uncharacterized protein LOC134535374, whose translation MHCSASVPQRLAGVFRPPEDCAVCRGLRQIDRVANTSWAALRQRYTSPGRPVVVTDATRNWTAQQVFSFRFLETVHAQFPPPADCQAPAAPAAPAATPAAIGEDDFNASSRPGLEPWHISW comes from the exons ATgcat TGCTCGGCCAGCGTGCCGCAGCGGCTGGCGGGCGTGTTCCGGCCTCCGGAGGACTGCGCCGTGTGCCGCGGCCTGCGCCAGATCGACAGAGTCGCCAACACCTCGTGGGCGGCGCTGCGGCAGAG GTACACGTCTCCCGGCCGGCCCGTGGTGGTGACCGACGCGACGCGCAACTGGACGGCGCAGCAAGTGTTCAGCTTCCGCTTCCTGGAGACGGTGCACGCGCAGTTCCCGCCGCCGGCCGACTGCCAGgcgcccgccgcccccgccgcccccgcagcAACCCCCGCCGCCATCGGCGAGGACGACTTCAACGCCAGCTCGCGGCCGGGACTCGAGCCCTGGCACATCAGCTGGTGA